The Thioalkalivibrio thiocyanodenitrificans ARhD 1 genome window below encodes:
- a CDS encoding D-alanine--D-alanine ligase, whose protein sequence is MNPGEFGKVAVLMGGWSAEREISLISGWAVLEALQRSGVDAHGVDTGRDVIAVLRQGGFDRAFIMLHGRGGEDGVIQGALDLIELPYTGSGVLGSAIGMEKLVTKRLWRGAGLPTPDYQVLEGDCDWSAVASGLGLPLIVKPVLEGSSIGMTKVESAEQLPEAYLRAVACGGAVFAERWVAGEEYTAAILGDEVLPLIRLETPRAFYDFDAKYQSDTTRYHCPCGLEESEERRLGNQALQAFRAVGASGWGRVDLMVDRVGVPWFIEVNTVPGMTDHSLVPMAARAAGMDFDALVLRILAQTLDNGERQ, encoded by the coding sequence GTGAATCCCGGCGAGTTCGGCAAGGTGGCGGTGCTCATGGGCGGCTGGTCCGCGGAGCGGGAGATCTCGCTCATCAGCGGATGGGCGGTGCTTGAGGCCCTTCAGCGTTCAGGGGTGGATGCGCACGGCGTCGATACGGGCCGCGACGTGATCGCGGTGCTTCGGCAGGGCGGGTTCGATCGGGCCTTCATCATGCTGCATGGGCGGGGCGGGGAGGACGGCGTGATCCAGGGTGCGCTGGATCTGATCGAGCTGCCCTACACGGGCAGCGGCGTGCTGGGTTCCGCCATCGGCATGGAGAAGCTGGTCACCAAACGCCTGTGGCGGGGCGCCGGACTGCCCACCCCGGACTACCAGGTGCTGGAGGGGGATTGCGACTGGTCCGCCGTGGCCTCCGGACTGGGCCTGCCCCTGATCGTGAAACCCGTGCTCGAAGGTTCGAGCATCGGCATGACGAAGGTGGAGTCGGCGGAACAGTTGCCGGAGGCCTACCTGCGGGCGGTCGCCTGCGGCGGGGCCGTCTTCGCGGAACGATGGGTGGCGGGCGAGGAGTATACCGCGGCGATCCTCGGTGATGAGGTGCTGCCGCTGATCCGGCTTGAGACGCCCCGCGCGTTCTACGACTTTGACGCCAAGTACCAGTCGGACACCACCCGCTATCACTGCCCCTGCGGCCTGGAGGAGAGCGAGGAACGGCGCCTGGGCAACCAGGCGCTGCAGGCCTTCCGGGCCGTGGGCGCATCCGGCTGGGGCCGGGTGGACCTGATGGTGGACCGGGTGGGTGTGCCCTGGTTCATCGAAGTGAACACCGTGCCCGGGATGACCGATCACAGCCTGGTGCCCATGGCGGCCCGGGCCGCGGGCATGGACTTCGATGCCCTGGTCCTGCGCATTCTCGCGCAGACCCTGGACAACGGGGAGCGGCAATGA
- the murB gene encoding UDP-N-acetylmuramate dehydrogenase, whose product MTAENLQALRGELRENEPLARYNSWRVGGPAERLYRPADMDDLALFLSTLPRGEPLLWLGLGSNLLVRDGGLRGTVIALSGALDGLERLPGNRVRAEAGVACAKVARFCADSDLTGAEFLAGIPGTMGGALAMNAGAWGGETWSCVETVETMERTGRRHLREAGEYEVGYRSVITPVEEWFVAATLKLEPGDGTAGRARIRELLAQRAETQPTGVASCGSVFRNPPGDHAGRLVEAAGLKGCAVGGAQVSDKHANFIINTGHATAADLEALIRHVQTRVEDRFGVRLETEVRIVGESAPGEDAS is encoded by the coding sequence ATGACCGCCGAGAACCTGCAAGCCCTGCGGGGCGAACTGCGCGAGAACGAGCCCCTCGCCCGCTACAACTCCTGGCGGGTGGGCGGCCCGGCCGAGCGCCTGTACCGGCCCGCGGACATGGACGACCTGGCCCTGTTCCTGTCCACGCTGCCCAGGGGGGAACCCCTGCTGTGGCTCGGCCTCGGGAGCAACCTGCTGGTGCGCGACGGCGGACTGCGGGGCACGGTGATCGCCCTGTCCGGTGCGCTCGATGGGCTGGAACGCCTGCCCGGAAACCGGGTTCGCGCCGAGGCCGGCGTGGCCTGCGCCAAGGTAGCCCGCTTCTGTGCCGACAGCGACCTGACCGGCGCCGAATTCCTGGCGGGGATTCCGGGCACCATGGGCGGCGCACTGGCCATGAATGCGGGCGCGTGGGGGGGCGAAACCTGGTCCTGCGTGGAGACCGTGGAAACCATGGAACGCACCGGGCGCCGCCATCTGCGCGAGGCCGGGGAATACGAAGTGGGTTACCGCAGTGTGATCACGCCGGTGGAGGAATGGTTCGTGGCCGCGACCCTCAAGCTTGAGCCGGGTGACGGGACGGCGGGACGCGCGCGCATCCGTGAACTGCTGGCCCAGCGGGCCGAGACACAGCCTACCGGCGTGGCCAGTTGCGGTTCCGTGTTCCGCAATCCGCCCGGCGATCATGCAGGGCGGCTGGTGGAAGCGGCCGGTCTCAAGGGGTGTGCCGTGGGTGGCGCACAGGTCTCGGACAAGCACGCCAATTTCATTATCAACACCGGACATGCCACGGCGGCTGACCTGGAGGCCCTCATCCGGCACGTCCAGACCCGGGTAGAGGACCGTTTCGGTGTGAGGCTCGAGACCGAGGTGCGCATCGTGGGCGAATCCGCCCCCGGGGAGGATGCGTCGTGA
- the murC gene encoding UDP-N-acetylmuramate--L-alanine ligase encodes MSAPPASAALPMRRIRRIHFVGIGGSGMGGIAEVLANLGYRVSGSDMAENAMTRRLEGLGVAVHRGHDAAHVRNADVLVISSAIEPGNPELLAAREARIPVVRRAEMLAELMRFRHGIAVAGTHGKTTTTSLVASLLAEGGLDPTFVIGGRLNSTASHSRLGQGAYLVAEADESDASFLHLQPMIAVVTNIDADHLATYQGDFDRLRATFLEFLHHLPFYGLAVLCINDRHLADMLAEVGRPTLTYGIDVAADVAASHLRADGTRTRFDITLPGRDHPLAVALNMPGRHNVLNALAAVAVAHELGVSDDAIQRGLDRFQGIGRRFQVYGDILTPSGTVTLVDDYGHHPTEIAATLAAARDAWPGRRLVLAFQPHRYTRTRDLFEDFAEVLSEPEVLVLLDVYAAGEAPIHGADGRTLARAIRARGRVNPVFVESPDRFVETLQGVLRDGDVLLTQGAGNVGALAASLPVALAAASGEEHP; translated from the coding sequence ATGAGCGCGCCTCCCGCAAGCGCCGCCCTGCCCATGCGCCGCATCCGGCGCATCCATTTCGTGGGCATCGGCGGCTCCGGCATGGGCGGCATCGCCGAGGTGTTGGCCAATCTCGGTTACCGGGTGAGCGGTTCGGACATGGCCGAGAATGCCATGACGCGGCGCCTGGAGGGTCTGGGCGTGGCTGTCCACCGGGGTCACGATGCAGCGCATGTGCGCAACGCGGACGTGCTGGTGATCTCCAGCGCCATCGAGCCGGGGAATCCGGAACTGCTGGCCGCCAGGGAGGCGCGCATCCCGGTGGTTCGCCGCGCGGAAATGCTGGCCGAGCTCATGCGTTTCCGGCACGGCATCGCCGTGGCCGGCACCCATGGCAAGACCACCACCACCAGCCTGGTGGCAAGCCTGCTGGCCGAGGGGGGTCTGGACCCGACCTTTGTGATCGGCGGCCGGCTGAACAGCACCGCCAGCCACTCCCGCCTGGGCCAGGGGGCCTATCTGGTGGCGGAGGCGGACGAGAGCGATGCCTCGTTCCTTCATCTGCAGCCTATGATCGCCGTGGTCACCAACATCGACGCGGATCATCTCGCCACCTATCAGGGGGATTTCGACAGACTGCGGGCCACCTTTCTGGAGTTCCTGCATCACCTGCCGTTCTACGGACTGGCGGTGCTCTGCATCAATGACCGGCACCTGGCGGACATGTTGGCAGAGGTCGGGCGGCCGACGCTTACCTACGGCATCGATGTGGCCGCCGACGTGGCCGCGAGCCATCTGCGCGCCGACGGCACCCGCACCCGGTTCGACATCACGTTACCCGGCCGTGATCACCCGCTGGCCGTGGCGCTGAATATGCCCGGACGGCATAACGTCCTCAACGCCCTGGCCGCGGTGGCCGTAGCGCACGAACTGGGGGTGAGTGACGACGCCATCCAGCGCGGCCTGGACAGGTTCCAGGGCATCGGGCGTCGCTTCCAGGTCTACGGGGACATCCTGACTCCTTCGGGGACGGTGACCCTGGTGGATGACTACGGCCACCACCCCACGGAGATTGCCGCGACCCTGGCCGCCGCCCGGGACGCCTGGCCCGGCCGGCGCCTCGTGCTGGCCTTTCAACCCCACCGCTACACCCGTACCCGGGATCTGTTCGAGGACTTCGCGGAAGTGCTGTCCGAACCGGAGGTGCTGGTGCTGCTGGACGTGTATGCCGCCGGTGAAGCGCCCATCCACGGGGCTGACGGCCGCACCCTGGCCCGCGCCATCCGGGCCCGCGGACGCGTGAATCCGGTATTCGTGGAGTCTCCCGATCGTTTTGTGGAGACCCTGCAGGGGGTCCTTCGCGACGGGGACGTGCTGCTCACCCAGGGGGCCGGGAACGTGGGCGCCCTTGCCGCCTCGCTGCCCGTGGCCCTCGCCGCCGCATCCGGGGAGGAACATCCATGA
- the murG gene encoding undecaprenyldiphospho-muramoylpentapeptide beta-N-acetylglucosaminyltransferase translates to MSGRPILVMAGGTGGHVFPGLAVAEHLRGGGEEVQWLGTARGLEARVVPAAGMVLHTLPMVGLRGKGLVNWLLAPWRLGIALWAALLLMMRVKPRLVLGMGGFASGPGGLVASALNIPLVIHEQNAVAGLTNRWLARVADRVLEAFPGTFPEKVGALHTGNPVRGEIAGLPLPDQRFQGRRGPLRLLVLGGSLGALALNETVPAALARLPVEARPLVRHQTGERTLEQATQAYGNAGVRAEITAFIEDMGAAYAWADLVVCRAGALTVAELAAAGVGAILVPYPHAVDDHQTVNARFLTRADAAVLIPPAELDAQRLAAELSRMDRTRALAMAQAARSLATPDATRVVAGHCLDLIPGGRP, encoded by the coding sequence ATGAGCGGGCGTCCCATCCTGGTCATGGCCGGCGGCACCGGGGGGCATGTGTTCCCGGGTCTTGCGGTGGCCGAACACCTGCGCGGCGGAGGTGAAGAGGTGCAGTGGCTGGGTACGGCGAGGGGGCTGGAGGCCAGGGTCGTGCCGGCGGCGGGTATGGTGCTGCACACGTTGCCCATGGTCGGGCTGCGCGGCAAGGGGCTGGTCAACTGGCTGCTGGCGCCGTGGCGCCTGGGCATTGCCCTGTGGGCTGCCCTGCTGCTGATGATGCGCGTGAAACCCCGGCTGGTACTGGGCATGGGCGGTTTCGCCTCGGGCCCCGGCGGCCTGGTGGCCTCGGCCCTGAACATACCACTGGTGATCCACGAGCAGAACGCCGTGGCGGGCCTGACCAACCGCTGGCTTGCGCGTGTCGCCGATCGGGTGCTGGAAGCCTTCCCGGGCACCTTTCCGGAGAAGGTCGGGGCCCTCCACACCGGCAATCCGGTGCGCGGGGAGATTGCCGGGTTGCCGTTGCCGGACCAGCGCTTCCAGGGACGCCGGGGCCCCCTGCGGTTACTGGTGCTGGGGGGCAGTCTGGGGGCCCTTGCCCTGAACGAGACGGTGCCCGCCGCGTTGGCCCGCCTGCCGGTGGAGGCCCGTCCCCTGGTGCGCCACCAGACGGGGGAGCGCACCCTCGAGCAGGCCACGCAGGCCTACGGCAATGCGGGTGTGCGGGCGGAGATCACGGCCTTCATCGAGGACATGGGCGCCGCGTACGCCTGGGCCGACCTGGTGGTCTGCCGCGCCGGTGCCCTGACCGTCGCGGAGCTGGCCGCCGCGGGAGTGGGTGCCATTCTGGTGCCCTATCCCCACGCGGTGGACGACCACCAGACCGTGAACGCCCGTTTTCTCACCCGGGCCGATGCGGCGGTGCTGATCCCCCCCGCCGAACTGGATGCGCAGCGCCTGGCCGCCGAGCTCTCGCGCATGGATCGTACGCGCGCCCTCGCCATGGCGCAGGCGGCCCGTTCGCTGGCCACGCCCGATGCCACCCGGGTGGTGGCCGGTCACTGTCTCGATCTGATACCGGGAGGCAGGCCATGA
- the ftsW gene encoding putative lipid II flippase FtsW encodes MSAADLQATRDAGQQLRVQLAQRLDPTLVVCVAALLGLGLVMVGSASVGIAERNLGDPFHYLYRQTVYVILGLLAAAAMYRIRLAYWAAATALLLVLAFLLLGLLLIPGVGVTVNGSTRWLSLGLFNLQVSEVVKLLITLYMAGYLCRHARAVRERFSGFLRPMVVLSLVAVLLLMQPDFGAAVVLMAIGLTLLFLGGARLWQFGLLLGTVAGALVALAVTTPYRMARLTAFVDPWTDPFNSGFQLTQSLIAIGSGSWLGAGLGASVQKLFYLPEAHNDFLFAVLAEELGLAGIAVVILLFGGFLWRSFAIARAAETAGQTFGAYAAYGVGVWIGLQAFVNMAVNMGLLPTKGLTLPFMSYGGSSMLVSCAAVGLLLRVHRETVESRALRGSRVLRGRRAS; translated from the coding sequence GTGAGCGCCGCGGATCTTCAGGCCACCCGTGACGCCGGCCAGCAGCTGCGGGTGCAACTGGCGCAGCGTCTCGACCCGACTCTGGTGGTGTGCGTGGCGGCGCTGCTGGGGCTGGGGCTGGTGATGGTGGGTTCGGCGTCCGTGGGCATCGCGGAGCGCAATCTGGGTGATCCCTTCCACTACCTCTATCGCCAGACCGTGTACGTGATCCTTGGCCTGCTGGCCGCAGCCGCGATGTACCGGATTCGCCTTGCCTACTGGGCTGCGGCCACGGCACTCCTGCTGGTGCTCGCCTTCCTGCTGCTTGGGTTGCTGCTGATTCCGGGGGTGGGCGTCACGGTCAACGGATCCACCCGCTGGCTCAGCCTGGGCCTGTTCAATCTGCAGGTTTCCGAGGTGGTGAAGCTGCTCATCACCCTGTACATGGCGGGCTATCTGTGCCGCCACGCCCGTGCGGTGCGGGAACGGTTCTCCGGGTTCCTGCGCCCCATGGTGGTGCTTTCCCTGGTGGCGGTGCTGCTGCTGATGCAGCCTGACTTCGGCGCCGCCGTGGTGCTGATGGCCATCGGTCTCACGCTGCTTTTCCTGGGCGGCGCCCGGCTCTGGCAGTTCGGCCTGCTGCTGGGCACCGTGGCGGGTGCGCTGGTTGCCCTGGCGGTCACCACTCCCTATCGCATGGCACGTCTGACCGCCTTCGTGGATCCCTGGACGGATCCCTTCAACAGCGGCTTTCAATTGACCCAGTCGCTGATCGCCATCGGCAGCGGCTCCTGGCTGGGCGCCGGGTTGGGGGCCAGTGTGCAGAAACTGTTCTACCTGCCCGAAGCCCACAACGATTTCCTGTTCGCCGTTCTGGCCGAGGAACTGGGGCTGGCCGGCATTGCCGTGGTGATTCTGCTGTTCGGCGGGTTCCTGTGGCGCAGCTTCGCGATTGCCCGAGCCGCCGAAACGGCCGGACAGACCTTCGGGGCCTACGCGGCTTACGGGGTTGGCGTGTGGATCGGCCTGCAGGCCTTCGTGAACATGGCCGTGAACATGGGCCTGTTGCCCACCAAGGGGCTGACCCTGCCCTTCATGAGCTATGGCGGCAGCTCCATGCTGGTCAGTTGCGCCGCCGTGGGCCTGCTGCTGCGCGTGCATCGGGAGACCGTGGAGAGCAGGGCGCTGCGGGGCAGCCGGGTGCTGCGCGGGAGGCGGGCGTCATGA
- the murD gene encoding UDP-N-acetylmuramoyl-L-alanine--D-glutamate ligase: MSGTDETLIVGLGTTGLSVARHLLARGESFRVADSRAQPPGREELTRLAPGIAVHAGPFDAGVFTAARRLVVSPGVSVREPAVAAARAAGAEILGDIELFARTATAPVVAITGSNGKSTVTALVGEMARAAGIRVGVGGNIGTPALDLITEPEPALYVLELSSFQLETTESLAPAAAAVLNVSADHLDRYGDLEGYAAAKARILSRAATAVINRDDARVAAMSGGERRVSFGLDEPAPGQWGLVTRDGEIWLACGEIPWIAESRLRIPGRHNTANALAALALGEAVGLPRPAMVEALMSFQGLPHRCQWVARIHGVSWYNDSKGTNLGATLAALAGFSGPLVLIAGGQGKGQDFAPLRDALAGRARAVVLLGEDAPAMAAAIGDAVPVVTAADMPAAVAEAARLARAGDSVLLSPACASLDMFENFMHRGEAYMAAVRELAP, encoded by the coding sequence ATGAGCGGGACGGATGAGACATTGATCGTGGGACTGGGCACAACGGGACTCTCGGTAGCGCGCCACCTGCTGGCGCGCGGCGAGTCCTTCCGCGTGGCGGACAGCCGCGCGCAGCCGCCCGGACGCGAGGAACTGACACGCCTTGCCCCCGGGATTGCCGTGCATGCCGGCCCCTTTGATGCCGGCGTCTTCACCGCTGCGCGGCGCCTGGTGGTGAGCCCCGGGGTGAGCGTGCGTGAGCCGGCCGTCGCGGCGGCCCGGGCGGCGGGTGCCGAGATCCTGGGTGACATCGAGCTGTTTGCGCGCACCGCCACCGCTCCGGTGGTGGCCATCACCGGTTCCAACGGCAAGAGCACGGTGACGGCCCTGGTGGGGGAAATGGCCCGCGCCGCTGGAATCCGCGTGGGCGTGGGCGGCAACATCGGCACCCCCGCACTGGACCTGATCACCGAGCCGGAACCCGCCCTCTACGTGCTGGAGCTGTCCAGCTTCCAGCTGGAAACCACCGAAAGCCTGGCACCGGCGGCGGCGGCGGTGCTCAATGTGTCGGCGGATCATCTGGACCGTTACGGGGACCTGGAAGGTTACGCGGCCGCCAAGGCCCGGATCCTGTCCCGGGCAGCCACGGCGGTGATCAACCGGGACGACGCGAGGGTGGCTGCCATGTCCGGCGGCGAGCGCCGCGTGAGCTTTGGCCTGGACGAGCCGGCACCCGGGCAATGGGGGCTGGTGACGCGCGATGGTGAGATCTGGCTGGCCTGCGGGGAGATCCCCTGGATCGCGGAATCCCGGCTGCGCATCCCCGGACGCCACAACACCGCCAATGCCCTGGCCGCGCTGGCTCTGGGGGAGGCCGTTGGCCTGCCGCGCCCCGCCATGGTCGAGGCGCTCATGAGCTTCCAGGGACTGCCGCATCGCTGCCAGTGGGTCGCCCGCATTCACGGCGTATCCTGGTACAACGATTCCAAGGGCACCAACCTGGGCGCGACGCTGGCCGCCCTGGCCGGATTCTCCGGCCCCCTGGTGCTGATCGCGGGCGGGCAGGGCAAGGGGCAGGACTTCGCGCCGCTTCGTGATGCCCTTGCCGGCCGGGCCCGTGCCGTCGTGCTGCTCGGCGAGGATGCGCCGGCCATGGCCGCGGCCATCGGGGATGCGGTGCCCGTGGTGACGGCCGCGGACATGCCCGCGGCTGTGGCCGAGGCGGCACGACTCGCCCGCGCCGGTGACAGCGTGCTGCTCTCGCCGGCCTGCGCAAGTCTCGACATGTTCGAAAACTTCATGCACCGGGGCGAGGCCTACATGGCCGCGGTGCGGGAGCTGGCCCCGTGA
- the mraY gene encoding phospho-N-acetylmuramoyl-pentapeptide-transferase — MLLSLAEFLMQYYRGFAVFQYLTLRGILGVLTALLIAFVVGPAMIRRLSLYKVGQQIRQDGPRTHLTKAGTPTMGGALILVAVGVSTLLWSDLSNRFVWIVLLVTLLFGLIGGVDDYRKLRYGNARGLSAKQKFFWQSVAGFAVAALLYYSAQTPVETTLYVPLFKDVAVQLGPWFILLAWFVIVGTSNAVNLTDGLDGLAILPTVMVAGAFGVFAYAAGHAVFADYLGIPSVPGVGELVVFTGALVGAGLGFLWFNAYPAQVFMGDVGALALGAALGVLAIVTRQEIVLVVMGGVFVVETLSVILQVVSYKLTGRRIFRMAPLHHHFELKGWPEPRVIVRFWIITVILVLVGLATLKLR; from the coding sequence ATGCTGCTCAGTCTCGCTGAGTTCCTGATGCAGTATTACCGGGGATTCGCCGTATTCCAGTACCTCACCCTGCGCGGCATCCTGGGCGTTCTGACCGCCCTGCTGATCGCGTTCGTGGTGGGACCCGCCATGATCCGGCGCCTGAGCCTCTACAAGGTGGGTCAGCAGATACGCCAGGACGGGCCCCGAACCCATCTGACCAAGGCGGGCACACCCACCATGGGGGGTGCCCTGATCCTGGTGGCGGTGGGGGTGAGCACCCTGTTGTGGAGCGACCTGAGCAACCGCTTTGTGTGGATCGTGCTCTTGGTCACCCTGCTGTTCGGGCTCATCGGCGGTGTGGACGATTACCGCAAGCTGCGTTACGGCAATGCCCGCGGCCTGAGCGCGAAGCAAAAGTTCTTCTGGCAGTCAGTGGCGGGTTTCGCCGTGGCGGCGCTGCTCTATTACTCCGCCCAGACGCCGGTGGAAACCACGCTGTACGTGCCCCTGTTCAAGGATGTGGCGGTCCAGCTCGGTCCCTGGTTCATCCTGCTGGCCTGGTTCGTGATCGTGGGCACCAGCAACGCGGTCAATCTCACCGACGGCCTCGACGGCCTGGCCATTCTGCCCACGGTGATGGTGGCGGGCGCCTTCGGCGTGTTCGCCTACGCGGCGGGCCATGCGGTGTTTGCCGACTACCTGGGCATTCCCTCGGTACCCGGGGTGGGCGAACTGGTGGTGTTCACCGGCGCGCTGGTGGGCGCGGGCCTCGGGTTTCTATGGTTCAACGCCTACCCCGCGCAGGTGTTCATGGGCGACGTGGGAGCGCTGGCGCTGGGCGCCGCGCTGGGGGTGCTGGCCATCGTCACCCGCCAGGAGATCGTGCTGGTGGTCATGGGCGGCGTGTTCGTGGTGGAGACCCTGTCGGTGATCCTGCAGGTGGTCTCCTACAAGCTCACCGGGCGGCGCATCTTCCGCATGGCGCCGCTGCATCACCACTTCGAACTCAAGGGCTGGCCCGAACCCCGGGTCATCGTGCGGTTCTGGATCATCACCGTGATCCTGGTGCTGGTGGGTCTGGCCACCCTGAAGCTGCGTTAG
- a CDS encoding UDP-N-acetylmuramoyl-tripeptide--D-alanyl-D-alanine ligase, with amino-acid sequence MMILALSEIARMVGGYVEGPDAIAEGVSTDTRSLRHGQLFVALSGERHDGHAFVDDALPAAGVMVNRALPTRLGQVVVDDTRLALGRLAQAWRAQMPAKVIALTGSNGKTTVKEMLAAIARESGPVLATRGNLNNDIGVPLTLLQMSRHHRLAVVEMGANHAGEIACLTALACPDVALITNAGPAHLEGFGSIEGVARAKGEIFQGLRADGVAVINADDAYADYWRTLNRGRRIITFGLERPADVSGVWEVPNRLSLRLAGEERHLSLAFAGRHNAMNALAAAAASLAAEIPVDAILGGLARVHPVSGRLTPLPGLNGARLLDDSYNANPASTLAALDVLATCPGERCVVLGDMGELGDEAGALHAQVGRRARELGIERFLATGPLSVQAVQAFGEGGRHFEDCASLIGALGPALHPDMTVLVKGSRSQRMERVVQALQAGHHHNNHNAGGDAHAAQSR; translated from the coding sequence ATGATGATCCTCGCCTTGTCGGAGATCGCCCGCATGGTGGGCGGATACGTGGAGGGTCCGGATGCCATCGCGGAGGGCGTGAGCACCGATACCCGGAGCCTGCGCCATGGGCAGTTGTTCGTGGCCCTGTCCGGGGAGCGCCATGACGGGCATGCCTTCGTGGACGATGCCCTGCCCGCGGCCGGGGTCATGGTCAATCGTGCCCTGCCCACGCGCCTGGGGCAGGTCGTCGTGGACGATACACGTCTCGCCCTGGGACGGCTGGCGCAGGCCTGGCGGGCACAGATGCCGGCGAAGGTGATCGCCCTGACCGGCAGCAACGGCAAGACCACGGTCAAGGAGATGCTGGCGGCCATTGCCCGCGAGAGCGGCCCCGTGCTGGCGACCCGGGGCAATCTCAACAACGATATCGGTGTGCCCCTCACCCTGCTGCAGATGAGCCGGCACCACCGCCTCGCGGTGGTGGAGATGGGCGCCAATCACGCCGGGGAGATCGCCTGTCTTACCGCCCTGGCGTGCCCTGACGTCGCGTTGATCACCAACGCGGGCCCCGCGCACCTGGAGGGGTTCGGCAGTATCGAGGGCGTGGCCCGTGCCAAGGGCGAGATCTTCCAGGGGCTGCGCGCGGACGGCGTGGCGGTGATCAACGCCGACGACGCCTACGCGGACTACTGGCGGACACTCAACCGGGGGCGCCGCATCATCACCTTCGGACTCGAGCGCCCCGCGGACGTGAGCGGTGTCTGGGAGGTCCCGAACCGGTTGTCCCTCCGGCTGGCCGGCGAGGAGCGGCATCTTTCGCTGGCATTCGCCGGGCGCCACAACGCCATGAACGCCCTGGCCGCCGCGGCCGCCTCCCTGGCGGCGGAAATCCCCGTGGATGCCATCCTCGGCGGACTTGCCCGGGTGCATCCGGTCAGCGGCCGTCTCACGCCGTTGCCGGGTCTGAACGGCGCCCGGCTGCTGGACGACAGCTACAACGCCAATCCCGCCTCGACCCTGGCGGCCCTGGACGTCCTGGCGACCTGTCCGGGGGAGCGTTGCGTGGTGCTCGGGGACATGGGGGAACTGGGCGACGAGGCCGGTGCGTTGCATGCGCAAGTCGGACGCCGGGCAAGGGAGCTTGGCATCGAGCGGTTCCTGGCCACCGGGCCTCTGAGTGTGCAGGCCGTGCAGGCCTTCGGTGAGGGCGGGCGGCATTTCGAGGATTGCGCATCGCTCATCGGCGCGTTGGGCCCCGCGCTGCACCCGGACATGACCGTGCTGGTCAAGGGTTCGCGCAGCCAGCGCATGGAGCGGGTGGTCCAGGCCCTGCAGGCAGGGCATCACCACAACAACCATAACGCCGGGGGGGATGCCCATGCTGCTCAGTCTCGCTGA